A section of the Mycolicibacterium anyangense genome encodes:
- the upp gene encoding uracil phosphoribosyltransferase, with amino-acid sequence MDVSVVNHPLAAARLSTLRDERTDNAGFRSALRDLTHMLVYEATRDAQCEEISVKTPLTTTIGSRLARPPLLVPVLRAGLGMVDQAHALIPEAQVGFVGVARDESTHQPTPYLESLPDDLSTQPVMVLDPMLATGGSMAYTIGLLHSRGAVDITVVCVVCAPGGIAALEKAAPEARLFTAAVDDGLNDVAYIVPGLGDAGDRQFGPR; translated from the coding sequence ATGGATGTGAGTGTCGTCAACCACCCGCTGGCCGCCGCGCGCTTGAGCACCTTGCGCGACGAACGCACCGACAACGCCGGCTTCCGCTCCGCGCTGCGCGATCTCACCCACATGCTGGTCTACGAGGCCACCCGCGATGCCCAGTGCGAGGAGATCAGCGTCAAGACGCCGCTGACCACCACCATCGGCAGTCGGCTGGCCCGACCGCCGCTGCTGGTTCCGGTGCTGCGCGCCGGACTGGGCATGGTGGACCAGGCGCACGCGCTGATCCCCGAGGCACAGGTCGGCTTCGTGGGCGTCGCGCGTGACGAAAGCACCCATCAACCAACGCCCTACCTGGAATCGCTGCCCGACGATCTGAGCACCCAGCCGGTGATGGTGCTCGACCCGATGCTGGCCACCGGGGGTTCGATGGCGTACACGATCGGCTTGCTGCACAGTCGAGGCGCGGTGGACATCACCGTGGTGTGCGTGGTGTGCGCGCCGGGCGGTATTGCGGCACTGGAGAAGGCCGCTCCGGAGGCCCGGCTGTTCACCGCCGCCGTCGACGACGGGCTCAACGACGTCGCCTATATCGTGCCGGGACTCGGCGACGCCGGTGACCGTCAGTTCGGTCCGCGCTGA
- a CDS encoding phospho-sugar mutase — protein sequence MTPEEWIAHDPDPVTAAELAACDAEELAARFARPLTFGTAGLRGPVRGGPDAMNVAMVTRASWAVGTVLRDRCLGGSTVVVGRDARHGSAAFAAATAEVLAGQGFSVLMLPGAVPTPVVAYAVRRLGAAAGVQITASHNPAADNGYKVYFDGGMQIISPTDRDIEAAMAAAPPADQIPRVAVAAAGTELLDDYVARAAGVRRTTGSVRVALTAMHGVGGALALRALRLAGFDDLHTVDSQFAPDPDFPTVAFPNPEEPGATDALLDLADRIGADIAIALDPDADRCAIGVPTPSGWRMLSGDETGWLFGDYILATLAAGEAAHSVVASSVVSSQLLAAIAADHGARHVQALTGFKWLARADAAVPDAHLVYAYEEAIGHCVDPAAVRDKDGISAAVLACDLVASLAAQNVSIPQALDELALRHGVHTTGALSRRVEDPAQAAAIMARLRADPPTELAGFPVTATDLLQARGQQRTDALILSGGDDQTSVRVVIRPSGTEPKLKCYTEVRRSVTAGLDAARGQAAAIEDQLLAAAGRW from the coding sequence GTGACGCCCGAGGAATGGATCGCCCACGATCCCGACCCCGTCACGGCCGCCGAACTGGCCGCCTGCGACGCCGAGGAGCTGGCTGCGCGATTCGCCCGGCCGCTGACGTTCGGTACTGCGGGTCTGCGCGGGCCGGTACGCGGCGGGCCGGACGCGATGAACGTTGCGATGGTGACCCGCGCCAGCTGGGCGGTGGGCACGGTATTACGGGATCGCTGCCTGGGCGGCTCGACGGTGGTGGTGGGCCGAGACGCCCGGCACGGCTCGGCGGCGTTCGCCGCGGCGACCGCTGAAGTTCTTGCCGGTCAAGGATTTTCGGTTCTCATGCTGCCGGGCGCCGTGCCGACACCGGTGGTGGCCTACGCTGTCCGGCGGCTGGGGGCCGCCGCGGGCGTGCAGATCACCGCCTCGCACAATCCCGCGGCCGACAACGGTTACAAGGTCTACTTCGACGGCGGTATGCAGATCATCTCGCCGACCGACCGTGATATCGAAGCCGCCATGGCCGCGGCACCGCCCGCCGACCAGATCCCCCGGGTGGCCGTCGCCGCCGCGGGCACCGAGCTGCTCGACGACTACGTGGCCCGCGCCGCCGGTGTGCGGCGCACGACAGGCTCGGTGCGGGTGGCATTGACCGCCATGCACGGTGTCGGTGGCGCGCTCGCTCTCCGCGCGCTGCGGCTGGCCGGATTCGACGACCTGCACACCGTCGACAGCCAATTCGCCCCCGACCCGGATTTCCCGACAGTGGCCTTCCCCAACCCCGAGGAACCCGGCGCCACCGACGCCCTGCTGGACCTGGCTGACCGCATCGGCGCCGATATCGCGATAGCCCTCGATCCCGACGCCGATCGCTGCGCCATCGGCGTTCCGACACCGTCAGGCTGGCGGATGCTCAGCGGTGACGAAACCGGTTGGCTGTTCGGCGATTACATCCTCGCCACCCTTGCGGCCGGCGAGGCTGCCCACAGTGTGGTGGCCAGTAGTGTGGTGTCGTCGCAGCTGCTGGCCGCGATCGCAGCCGACCACGGCGCCCGCCACGTACAGGCCCTCACCGGATTCAAGTGGCTGGCCCGTGCTGACGCGGCTGTGCCCGATGCCCATCTGGTCTACGCCTACGAAGAAGCCATCGGGCACTGCGTCGATCCCGCCGCCGTGCGCGACAAGGACGGCATCAGCGCCGCGGTGCTGGCCTGCGATCTGGTGGCAAGCCTTGCTGCACAGAATGTTTCGATACCTCAAGCGCTGGATGAGCTAGCCCTGCGCCACGGTGTGCACACCACCGGCGCACTGTCGCGTCGGGTCGAGGACCCGGCACAGGCCGCCGCGATCATGGCCCGATTACGTGCCGACCCGCCCACCGAACTGGCCGGCTTCCCCGTCACCGCCACGGATCTTCTGCAGGCTCGTGGTCAGCAGCGCACCGACGCGCTGATCCTGTCCGGCGGGGATGACCAGACCTCGGTGCGGGTGGTGATCCGCCCGTCGGGCACTGAGCCCAAGCTCAAGTGCTACACCGAAGTTCGCCGATCTGTCACCGCAGGCCTGGACGCGGCGCGCGGGCAGGCCGCCGCGATCGAGGATCAGCTGCTGGCGGCTGCCGGACGGTGGTGA
- a CDS encoding MarR family winged helix-turn-helix transcriptional regulator, giving the protein MSDSAATPATELREAMMALARQLRRHRPDNGLTLSQLEVLGDVNRAGTTTPAEMAARLGVRVQSLTDSINEVESRGLISRRPDANDRRRQLIELTSDGLDLLLRDRARRDAWLFDAMREHLTDLEFNLLMLTAPVLRKLADAEHGAQSTP; this is encoded by the coding sequence ATGAGTGACAGTGCGGCGACGCCGGCCACCGAGCTGCGCGAGGCCATGATGGCGCTGGCCCGTCAGTTGCGCCGGCACCGGCCCGACAACGGCCTGACACTGAGCCAGCTCGAAGTGCTCGGCGACGTCAATCGCGCCGGAACCACCACCCCGGCCGAGATGGCGGCACGACTGGGAGTGCGGGTGCAATCGCTGACCGACAGCATCAACGAAGTGGAATCGCGTGGGCTCATCTCGCGCCGGCCGGACGCCAACGACCGGCGTCGGCAGCTGATCGAACTCACCTCCGACGGGCTGGACCTCCTGCTCCGCGACCGCGCCCGGCGCGATGCGTGGCTCTTCGACGCGATGCGCGAGCACCTGACCGACCTCGAGTTCAACCTGCTGATGCTGACCGCACCGGTGCTGCGCAAGCTGGCCGACGCCGAACACGGTGCACAATCGACTCCGTGA
- a CDS encoding AbrB family transcriptional regulator, whose translation MTWVLLVLGTVGVTVPLDLLGVPSAALFAALLVGVALAIARLAPTAVPRRAGLAAQGILGVYIGTMVHSDALGALGSHWPVVVALSVVTLLLSIGAGVLLGLRRDVTALTGSLALVAGGASGLVAIARELGGDDRIVAVVQYLRVAVITAAMPLVVTLVFHAQRSAGSVAPTEIHSAPWYVSIPMLAALVLAGSMGARLIRLPGAGLLGPMALTIAIELGGVSFGLAVPDVLVQVSYMLIGWQAGVAFTRESLRAIERLLPTALGLIILLNVATAGLGVALAKLTGVSMLDGYLATSPGGIYAVLATAVETGSNVTFIVAAQVLRVLLMLFAAPMMARGYARWTQSRASTEASSDPIRLADSRPAASTSA comes from the coding sequence ATGACGTGGGTTTTGCTGGTTCTCGGGACTGTCGGAGTCACCGTGCCGCTGGACCTGCTCGGCGTCCCATCGGCGGCGTTGTTCGCCGCGTTGCTGGTCGGCGTGGCCCTGGCGATCGCCCGCCTGGCCCCGACAGCGGTGCCGCGCCGGGCAGGCCTGGCCGCGCAGGGCATTCTCGGGGTGTACATCGGCACGATGGTGCACTCCGACGCACTCGGTGCGCTCGGGTCGCACTGGCCGGTCGTCGTCGCATTGAGTGTGGTGACGTTGCTGCTCAGCATCGGTGCGGGGGTGCTACTGGGGCTGCGGCGTGACGTCACCGCGCTCACCGGATCCCTGGCGCTGGTCGCCGGCGGTGCGTCGGGTCTGGTCGCCATTGCCCGTGAACTCGGCGGTGACGACCGGATCGTCGCCGTCGTGCAGTACCTGCGGGTGGCCGTCATCACCGCCGCCATGCCGCTGGTCGTCACGCTCGTCTTCCATGCCCAACGATCTGCGGGTTCCGTCGCACCTACCGAAATCCATTCCGCGCCTTGGTATGTGAGCATCCCGATGCTGGCCGCCCTGGTGCTGGCAGGTTCGATGGGGGCGCGGCTGATCCGGCTGCCCGGCGCCGGCCTGCTCGGCCCGATGGCGCTGACCATCGCGATCGAACTCGGCGGGGTCTCGTTCGGGCTTGCGGTGCCTGACGTGCTGGTGCAGGTGTCCTACATGCTGATCGGCTGGCAGGCCGGGGTGGCGTTCACCCGGGAGTCGCTGCGGGCCATCGAACGATTACTGCCCACTGCCCTGGGGCTGATCATCCTGCTCAACGTCGCCACCGCCGGGTTGGGTGTGGCATTGGCCAAGCTCACCGGCGTCAGCATGCTCGACGGCTATCTGGCCACCAGTCCGGGTGGCATCTACGCGGTGCTCGCCACCGCGGTGGAAACCGGTTCGAACGTCACCTTCATCGTCGCCGCGCAGGTCCTGCGGGTGCTGCTGATGCTGTTCGCCGCACCGATGATGGCCCGCGGCTACGCCAGGTGGACTCAGAGCCGGGCCAGCACCGAGGCCAGCAGCGATCCCATCCGGCTCGCCGACTCCCGCCCGGCGGCCAGCACCTCGGCGTGA
- a CDS encoding purine-nucleoside phosphorylase: MSPDAEHAASVIAERTGVARHDVAVILGSGWAPAADALGTPAAEVPMSGLPGFIPPSALGHRGRLLSIPIGSHNVLVFLGRIHPYEGHDLSDVVHPVRTARAAGADVVVLTNAAGGLREEYQVGQPVLISDHLNLTARSPLVGAQFVDLVDAYSPRLRTLARAVDPTLAEGVYAGLPGPHYETPAEIRMLRTLGADLVGMSTVHETIAARAVGAEVLGLSLVTNLAAGMTGEPLSHAEVLAAGRESASRMGSLLASVLARL; the protein is encoded by the coding sequence GTGAGTCCTGACGCCGAGCACGCCGCATCGGTGATCGCCGAGCGCACCGGAGTGGCGCGCCACGACGTCGCCGTCATCCTGGGATCCGGCTGGGCTCCGGCAGCCGACGCGCTCGGCACCCCCGCCGCCGAAGTCCCGATGTCCGGGCTACCCGGCTTCATCCCGCCCTCGGCGCTCGGTCACCGCGGGCGGCTGCTGTCGATCCCGATCGGCTCGCACAACGTGCTGGTGTTCCTGGGCCGGATCCACCCCTACGAAGGCCACGACCTGAGCGACGTGGTGCATCCGGTCCGCACCGCACGCGCGGCCGGCGCCGACGTCGTGGTGCTGACCAACGCGGCCGGCGGGTTGCGGGAGGAGTATCAGGTGGGCCAGCCCGTGCTGATCAGCGACCACCTGAACCTGACGGCGCGCTCACCGTTGGTGGGTGCGCAGTTCGTGGACCTGGTCGACGCCTATTCGCCGCGGCTGCGAACGCTGGCCCGGGCCGTCGACCCGACCCTGGCCGAAGGGGTGTACGCCGGGCTCCCCGGCCCACATTACGAGACGCCGGCCGAGATCCGGATGCTGCGGACGCTGGGCGCCGACCTGGTCGGGATGTCCACGGTGCACGAGACCATCGCGGCGCGAGCGGTGGGCGCCGAAGTCCTGGGCTTGTCGCTGGTGACCAACCTGGCCGCCGGGATGACCGGCGAGCCCCTCAGTCACGCCGAGGTGCTGGCCGCCGGGCGGGAGTCGGCGAGCCGGATGGGATCGCTGCTGGCCTCGGTGCTGGCCCGGCTCTGA
- a CDS encoding M20 family metallopeptidase: MPTLTASTRVEDVVGARRGDLIELSHSIHAEPELAFAEYRSCAKAQTLVAERGFEVTAAAGGLDTAFRADFGSGPLVIGICAEYDALPGIGHACGHNIIAASAVGAALALAEVADDLGLTVALIGTPAEESGGGKALLIDAGVFDDVAAAVMVHPGPIDIAAARSLSLSEVTVTYTGRESHAAVAPYLGINAADAVTVAQVAIGLLRQQMAPGQMTHGIVTEGGAATNIIPGRARLQYTMRAADTAARLALEDKMRGCFAAGAVATGCEYTIAEAAPAYAELTPDAWLSEVFRAEMVRLGRQPVTPELEVALPLGSTDMGNVTQLLPGIHPVVGIDSGGAVIHQPGFATAAAGPSADRTVAEAAIMLARTVVRLAETPAERDRVLELRDRRSRA, from the coding sequence ATGCCTACGCTGACTGCGTCGACCCGCGTCGAGGACGTCGTCGGGGCACGTCGTGGCGATCTGATCGAACTGTCGCACTCCATCCACGCCGAACCGGAGCTTGCGTTCGCCGAATACCGCAGTTGTGCCAAGGCCCAAACGCTGGTGGCCGAGCGTGGATTCGAGGTGACTGCGGCGGCCGGCGGCCTCGACACTGCCTTTCGCGCCGACTTCGGCAGCGGCCCGCTGGTCATCGGGATCTGTGCCGAATACGACGCGCTGCCCGGGATCGGACATGCCTGTGGGCACAACATCATCGCAGCGTCGGCGGTGGGTGCGGCGCTGGCGTTGGCTGAGGTCGCCGACGATCTCGGGTTGACCGTCGCGCTGATCGGTACCCCGGCCGAGGAGTCCGGCGGCGGTAAGGCGTTGCTGATCGACGCCGGGGTGTTCGACGATGTCGCGGCCGCGGTGATGGTCCATCCCGGTCCGATCGACATCGCTGCCGCCCGTTCACTGTCGCTGTCGGAGGTGACGGTCACCTACACCGGCCGCGAATCGCATGCCGCCGTGGCGCCGTACCTGGGGATCAACGCCGCCGACGCGGTGACCGTCGCGCAGGTGGCCATCGGGTTGCTGCGTCAGCAGATGGCACCCGGTCAGATGACCCACGGCATCGTCACCGAAGGCGGCGCCGCCACCAACATCATTCCGGGCCGGGCCCGGCTGCAGTACACGATGCGAGCCGCCGACACTGCCGCGCGACTGGCGTTGGAGGACAAGATGCGCGGGTGTTTCGCCGCCGGCGCGGTGGCCACCGGCTGCGAATACACCATCGCCGAGGCCGCCCCCGCCTATGCCGAACTCACCCCCGACGCCTGGCTGTCCGAGGTGTTCCGTGCCGAGATGGTGCGCCTGGGCCGCCAACCGGTGACACCCGAACTGGAAGTTGCGCTTCCGCTGGGGTCCACCGATATGGGAAACGTCACCCAGCTGCTCCCGGGCATCCACCCGGTGGTCGGTATCGATTCCGGCGGCGCGGTGATCCACCAGCCGGGCTTCGCGACCGCCGCAGCTGGGCCCAGTGCCGACCGCACCGTCGCGGAGGCAGCAATCATGTTGGCGCGCACGGTGGTTCGGCTAGCAGAGACGCCGGCCGAACGAGACCGGGTGCTCGAACTACGGGATCGACGGAGCCGCGCATGA
- a CDS encoding amidohydrolase: MSLADSAESWLAAHFDDLVQWRRHIHRHPELGRQEFATTQFVADRLVDTGLNPKVLPGGTGLTCDFGPEHAPRIALRADMDALPMAERTGAPYSSTVPNVAHACGHDGHTAVLLGVANALAAAPELPVGVRLLFQPAEELMPGGAIDAIAAGALTGVSRIFALHCDPRLEVGRVAIIPGPITSAADSLEITLHSPGGHTSRPHLTSDLVYGMGTVITGLPGVLSRRIDPRHSTVMVWGAANAGVAANAIPQSGTLAGTVRTASRETWAGMEDLVREIVSGLLTPLGIEHSLQYHRGVPPVVNEERSTQIMTHAIEAVDPEALADTRQSGGGEDFSWYLEEVPGAMARLGVWSGQGPQLDLHQPTFDLDERALAVGVRVLVNVIEQSAVLG; encoded by the coding sequence ATGAGCCTCGCCGACAGCGCCGAGTCCTGGCTCGCCGCTCACTTCGACGATCTGGTCCAGTGGCGCCGCCACATTCACCGTCACCCCGAACTGGGCCGTCAGGAGTTCGCCACCACCCAGTTCGTCGCCGACCGCTTGGTGGACACCGGACTCAACCCCAAGGTGCTGCCGGGCGGCACCGGCCTGACCTGTGACTTCGGCCCCGAGCACGCTCCGCGGATCGCGCTGCGGGCCGATATGGACGCCTTGCCGATGGCTGAACGCACCGGCGCGCCGTACTCGTCGACGGTGCCGAACGTGGCCCACGCGTGCGGTCATGACGGCCACACCGCGGTCCTGCTCGGTGTGGCGAATGCGCTGGCCGCGGCGCCCGAGCTGCCGGTCGGGGTGCGGCTGCTGTTCCAGCCGGCCGAGGAGCTGATGCCCGGTGGCGCCATCGACGCGATCGCGGCCGGGGCACTCACCGGGGTGTCGCGGATCTTCGCGCTGCACTGCGACCCGCGACTGGAGGTCGGCCGGGTGGCGATCATCCCGGGGCCGATCACCTCGGCGGCGGACTCGCTGGAGATCACCCTGCACTCGCCGGGTGGGCACACCTCCAGGCCGCACCTGACCTCGGATCTGGTGTACGGCATGGGCACGGTGATCACCGGACTGCCCGGTGTGTTGTCGCGTCGCATCGACCCGCGGCACAGCACGGTGATGGTGTGGGGTGCCGCCAACGCCGGAGTGGCGGCCAACGCCATCCCGCAGAGCGGCACGCTGGCCGGCACGGTACGGACTGCCAGTCGGGAAACCTGGGCCGGAATGGAAGATCTTGTCCGAGAGATCGTTTCGGGACTCCTGACGCCCCTGGGTATCGAACATTCGCTGCAGTACCACCGCGGGGTGCCGCCGGTGGTCAACGAGGAGCGCTCGACGCAGATCATGACCCACGCCATCGAGGCCGTCGACCCCGAAGCGCTGGCCGACACCCGGCAGTCCGGCGGCGGCGAGGACTTCTCCTGGTACCTCGAAGAGGTGCCCGGCGCGATGGCCCGCCTCGGGGTGTGGAGCGGGCAGGGGCCGCAGCTCGATCTGCACCAGCCGACGTTCGACCTCGACGAGCGGGCGCTGGCGGTGGGTGTGCGGGTACTGGTGAACGTGATCGAACAGTCGGCGGTGTTGGGATGA
- the galE gene encoding UDP-glucose 4-epimerase GalE has product MKLLVTGGAGYVGSVCATVLLEAGHEVVVVDDLSTGNADAVPAGAQFVEADMVEAAPGLLGDESFDGVLHFAAKSLVGESVVAPELYWFGNVVKTLQLLEAMRAAGTPRLVFSSTAATYGEPESVPITEDAPTRPTNAYGATKLAIDHAITSYAAAHGLAATSLRYFNVAGAYGGLGERHATETHLIPLVLQVATGAREEILVFGTDWPTPDGTCIRDYIHVRDLADAHVLALQTAQPGSHRIYNLGNGTGFSVREVIACCERVVGKPIAARDVERRAGDPAVLIASSAKAIAELGWQPRHTSLDEIVSDAWEFTRSR; this is encoded by the coding sequence ATGAAACTTCTGGTCACCGGCGGCGCCGGATATGTCGGCAGCGTGTGCGCCACGGTGCTGCTCGAAGCCGGCCACGAGGTGGTGGTGGTCGACGACTTGTCGACCGGCAACGCCGACGCCGTACCGGCGGGTGCACAGTTCGTGGAAGCCGACATGGTCGAGGCCGCGCCGGGACTGCTCGGCGACGAATCCTTCGACGGTGTCCTGCATTTCGCCGCCAAATCACTGGTGGGCGAATCGGTGGTGGCTCCGGAGCTGTACTGGTTCGGCAATGTCGTCAAGACCTTGCAGCTGCTGGAGGCGATGCGCGCGGCCGGGACACCGCGACTGGTGTTCTCGTCGACGGCGGCCACGTACGGCGAGCCGGAGTCGGTGCCGATCACCGAGGACGCACCGACCCGGCCGACCAACGCCTATGGCGCGACCAAGCTGGCGATCGACCACGCGATCACGTCGTATGCCGCTGCCCACGGGCTGGCAGCCACCAGCCTGCGGTATTTCAACGTCGCGGGCGCCTACGGTGGGCTCGGCGAGCGGCATGCCACCGAGACGCACCTCATCCCGCTGGTGCTGCAGGTCGCGACCGGTGCTCGCGAGGAGATCCTGGTGTTCGGTACCGACTGGCCGACGCCGGACGGCACGTGCATCCGCGACTACATCCACGTGCGAGACCTCGCCGATGCCCACGTGCTGGCGCTGCAGACCGCGCAGCCCGGCTCGCACCGGATCTACAACCTCGGCAACGGTACGGGGTTCTCGGTGCGGGAGGTCATCGCCTGCTGCGAGCGGGTGGTCGGCAAGCCGATCGCCGCGCGCGATGTCGAGCGTCGGGCCGGTGACCCGGCGGTGCTGATCGCCTCGAGTGCCAAGGCGATCGCCGAACTCGGCTGGCAGCCACGCCACACCAGTCTCGACGAGATCGTCTCGGATGCTTGGGAGTTCACCCGCTCCCGCTGA
- a CDS encoding type IV toxin-antitoxin system AbiEi family antitoxin domain-containing protein, with amino-acid sequence MDDELAALFEGQHGVATSGQLLALVSRRQLDAMLESTALQRVWRGVYSRGVPDDEVKLSGLDLLCGEKVARCLGTAARVYGFDTERRAELHVLNPLGHQLRSGVGLVVHRRDGAPLVEVSGRPTTEPGWTAVEVACGLSRPRALATLDAALHSGRCDVSELARAVLVQRGRRGIVNVRDLLPLADGRAESPMESEARLVMIEGGLPTPVLQYELVDARGRLRRLDFAWPQHRVAAEYDSAEWHLGSEALRRDREKLAALQDLGWISVPIVVDDVRRHPAALVNRIQAHLRARECA; translated from the coding sequence GTGGATGACGAGCTTGCAGCGCTTTTCGAGGGCCAACACGGCGTAGCGACCAGTGGGCAGCTGCTTGCCCTCGTGAGCCGCCGTCAGCTCGACGCGATGCTGGAATCCACTGCATTACAACGAGTTTGGCGAGGTGTTTACAGTCGCGGAGTGCCGGACGACGAGGTGAAGCTCAGCGGCCTCGATCTCCTGTGTGGCGAGAAGGTGGCAAGGTGCTTGGGCACTGCTGCTCGGGTCTACGGATTCGACACCGAGCGAAGGGCCGAGCTGCACGTGCTCAATCCTCTTGGGCACCAGCTGCGATCAGGCGTCGGTCTCGTCGTGCATCGCCGAGACGGCGCTCCGCTGGTCGAGGTATCCGGTCGGCCCACCACGGAACCGGGGTGGACGGCTGTCGAGGTGGCGTGCGGATTGAGCCGCCCGCGGGCGCTGGCCACACTGGATGCCGCCCTGCACTCAGGGCGCTGCGATGTCTCGGAGTTGGCCCGAGCGGTCCTGGTGCAGCGGGGACGACGGGGCATCGTCAACGTCCGTGACCTCCTGCCGCTTGCCGACGGCCGAGCGGAGTCGCCGATGGAAAGCGAGGCCCGACTGGTGATGATCGAGGGTGGCTTGCCTACTCCGGTGCTGCAATACGAGCTCGTCGATGCGCGGGGTCGACTGCGCAGACTCGACTTCGCGTGGCCGCAGCACAGGGTTGCTGCCGAGTACGACAGCGCCGAGTGGCATCTGGGATCCGAAGCACTGCGGCGGGACCGCGAGAAGTTGGCCGCCCTGCAAGACCTGGGTTGGATCTCCGTGCCGATAGTTGTCGATGACGTGCGTCGCCACCCAGCTGCACTCGTCAACCGCATTCAGGCTCACCTTCGTGCGCGCGAGTGTGCGTGA
- a CDS encoding gamma-glutamylcyclotransferase codes for MPLYAAYGSNMHPEQMLERAPHSPMAGTGWLHGWRLTFAGEDIGWEGALATLVEDPDAKVFVVLYDMTPADEETLDRWEGSELGFHKKIRCRIDRESSDTTTDPVLAWLYVVDAWEGGLPSARYIGVMADAAEIAGAPPEYVHDLRTRPARNIGPGHGG; via the coding sequence GTGCCGCTCTACGCCGCCTACGGCTCCAATATGCATCCAGAGCAAATGCTGGAGCGAGCACCGCATTCCCCAATGGCGGGTACCGGCTGGCTGCACGGCTGGCGGCTCACCTTCGCCGGTGAGGACATCGGCTGGGAAGGCGCACTGGCCACCCTCGTCGAAGACCCCGACGCCAAGGTGTTCGTGGTGCTCTACGACATGACCCCGGCCGACGAGGAGACCCTGGATCGCTGGGAAGGCTCCGAGCTGGGCTTCCACAAGAAGATCCGCTGCCGGATCGACCGCGAATCCTCGGACACCACAACCGATCCCGTACTGGCTTGGCTATACGTGGTAGACGCCTGGGAGGGCGGGTTACCCTCAGCCCGCTACATCGGGGTGATGGCCGACGCCGCCGAGATCGCCGGCGCCCCGCCGGAGTACGTCCACGACCTGCGGACCCGCCCAGCCCGCAATATCGGCCCCGGCCACGGGGGCTGA